Proteins from one Salinispora arenicola genomic window:
- a CDS encoding Ms5788A family Cys-rich leader peptide yields the protein MGTFLTKRRAVDLCRVATCLCRPVN from the coding sequence ATGGGGACGTTCCTCACCAAACGGCGCGCGGTCGACCTGTGCCGCGTGGCCACCTGCCTGTGTCGCCCCGTCAACTGA
- a CDS encoding LmeA family phospholipid-binding protein: MTEEHPYQGERPQRQRGRRVLVVLLILLLVLIGLLVTADRVAAGMAERVLADQVRTEIAQQNVEAGPPEVEIGGFPFVTQVLDGRYKRISIGLREVRGSVQGDVLALPTLDIDAHDVTASLDTLRSGQGEVVAGSVTGTGTVSYDSLAARLDQEGLRLGERDGKLVVTAPVDILGERLPVTGTADLKVDQGRVALRFTNLTAEGMPSGPLARVLLNNFAQGISVDVPLPELPFDLTVREVRPLPEGLQVTAEAAEVPINAAG, translated from the coding sequence GTGACCGAGGAGCACCCGTACCAGGGCGAGCGCCCCCAGCGGCAGCGCGGGCGTCGCGTACTCGTCGTGCTCCTCATCCTGCTGCTGGTCCTGATCGGGCTGCTGGTGACGGCCGACCGGGTGGCGGCAGGCATGGCCGAACGCGTGCTCGCCGACCAGGTACGCACGGAGATCGCCCAGCAGAACGTGGAGGCCGGGCCGCCCGAGGTCGAGATCGGCGGGTTCCCCTTCGTCACCCAGGTCCTCGACGGCCGCTACAAGCGCATCTCCATCGGGCTGCGTGAGGTCCGAGGATCGGTCCAGGGTGACGTGTTGGCCCTGCCGACCCTCGACATCGACGCTCATGACGTAACCGCCTCGCTGGACACCCTCCGCTCAGGACAGGGCGAGGTGGTCGCCGGGAGCGTCACGGGCACCGGCACCGTCAGCTACGACAGCCTCGCCGCCCGGCTCGACCAGGAGGGGCTGCGGTTGGGCGAACGGGACGGCAAACTCGTGGTGACCGCTCCAGTGGACATTCTCGGGGAACGGTTGCCCGTCACCGGCACCGCCGACCTCAAGGTCGATCAGGGCCGGGTCGCGCTGCGGTTCACCAACCTGACCGCCGAGGGCATGCCCAGCGGACCGCTCGCCCGCGTGCTGCTGAACAACTTCGCGCAGGGCATCTCCGTCGACGTGCCCCTGCCGGAACTGCCGTTCGACCTCACCGTCCGCGAGGTCCGGCCGCTGCCCGAGGGGCTCCAGGTCACCGCGGAGGCGGCTGAAGTGCCGATCAACGCGGCCGGCTGA
- a CDS encoding winged helix-turn-helix transcriptional regulator codes for MNNLVESTKGDYRAEGRFLLLVVDDDETAGPALVTELSTLRVQGRYYPHAAEALLAAGALQPDAAVVSAGLTTMASTDLVRLLVGQAGIPTLVGVGDDDGSVVVGALRAGATACVRRPYRLDEVVPILRGIRPETAGTLDPPVELGGLRMEPATYEVTLHGRPVPLPLKEFRLLYFFMTHADRTVSREQLLSAVWGGSTGESSNTLTVHIKRLRKRLETEGEQQPLIITVRGLGYRFTPSE; via the coding sequence ATGAACAACCTCGTCGAGAGCACAAAGGGTGACTACCGGGCCGAGGGGCGCTTCCTGCTGCTCGTGGTGGACGACGATGAGACCGCCGGCCCGGCGCTGGTGACGGAGTTGTCCACCCTCCGGGTTCAGGGGCGGTACTACCCGCACGCCGCCGAGGCGCTGCTGGCCGCCGGTGCCCTCCAACCGGACGCGGCCGTCGTGTCCGCCGGCCTCACCACCATGGCCAGTACCGACCTGGTGCGGCTGCTGGTCGGCCAAGCCGGCATCCCCACCCTGGTCGGGGTCGGCGACGACGACGGATCGGTGGTCGTCGGGGCGCTCCGGGCCGGCGCGACCGCCTGCGTCCGCCGGCCATACCGGCTGGACGAGGTGGTGCCGATCCTGCGTGGGATCCGGCCGGAAACCGCTGGCACCCTCGACCCACCGGTTGAGCTCGGTGGCCTCCGAATGGAACCAGCCACCTATGAGGTGACCCTGCACGGACGGCCGGTGCCGCTGCCGTTGAAGGAGTTCAGGCTCCTGTACTTCTTCATGACTCACGCCGACCGCACCGTCAGCCGGGAACAGCTGCTGTCGGCGGTGTGGGGTGGGTCGACCGGGGAGAGCTCGAACACCCTCACGGTGCACATCAAGCGGCTCCGCAAGCGACTGGAGACGGAGGGGGAGCAGCAGCCGCTCATCATCACGGTGCGTGGGCTGGGCTACCGCTTCACCCCGTCGGAGTGA
- a CDS encoding helix-turn-helix transcriptional regulator, translating to MRHLSASLVGRDNVLQDLAGALTAARTGRGTAVFLAGESGIGKSRLTAAITELAYTSGMSLMRGRASAIGPTPPFRPLTEAVLSHLRVDPVEPAKLGPYGPILGRLVPEWSLPESSRDDESLVVLAEAVLRLTGLVGRDRGCLLSLDDLHDADPETLAVLEYLVDNVELQPMMLLGALRDEGPAMSMVRAAARRGACQLIDLDRLSRAELAQLAGACLDVEPDLVPASAVDLLWAGSSGNPLVAEELISTMVDEGILVGDEHGWQVSGYPEASMSAGLACPLSRRVAQLGARARELLSVAAVFGQQFPLNVIQHVTGLADRDLLGLLQNDVAGRLVAPDEQAADWYAFHHQLSREAVLAQLDRDEHARLAGALATAVEAIHPGLPREWCEAAARLRVDAGDRATAGTLFTEAGRRALALGAANSAVAVLDRALEYLPHDDVAARAGTLELLLQALAEAGLVERALASVSELDQAGGLGPRRRAALHTRLAWAATIAGRTVDGLAQVETARALLGSEGSAEDLAPIDVVAAHLLLDAAGPDQLAAAERLARQAAEVAESAPLPVVACQAWQLVGGLARHRDPQEATSFLERARTLAVRHGLPICEIHTLIRLGNDDALRVGDLTRLERARAQATQMGAVTAQYQAEASIALHTVLHGDLAAAASLTDQVLAATTRLKLLETTQYVLLTRAVLAGHRGDRHQMEAELAGFEQWGGDLTLHAPRAYGLAAAFCALLEEDLPRARADLARAVAAEEHGSSVYFLSGRHGLHVLLQALAGQAEWPDLEAVAVNPASTLRWDRQFTFFAHAVLHGRSGHHDRAARAMTDALAAGEPYDMSRHLGLRLVSEAALTDGWGEPVSWLRIAEDHFHRTDVPAVAGACRALLRRAGATVRQRRDGAQGIPNELRSAGVTVREYEVLGLVVKRLGNREIANRLHLSPRTVERHVHSLMTKTGLPNRIALAEFGAEFVDSPHVATSGN from the coding sequence GTGCGGCACCTTTCGGCGAGTCTGGTCGGACGGGACAATGTGCTGCAGGACTTGGCCGGCGCATTGACCGCTGCCAGAACGGGCCGCGGTACTGCGGTGTTTCTGGCCGGCGAGAGCGGCATCGGCAAGTCACGGTTGACCGCAGCCATCACCGAGCTTGCCTACACCTCGGGCATGAGCCTGATGCGCGGGCGGGCCAGCGCCATCGGCCCCACCCCGCCGTTTCGACCGCTCACCGAGGCGGTGTTGTCGCACCTGCGCGTCGACCCCGTCGAGCCCGCGAAACTGGGGCCGTACGGTCCGATCCTGGGCCGGCTGGTGCCGGAGTGGAGCCTCCCGGAGAGCAGCCGTGATGACGAGTCGCTGGTGGTGCTGGCCGAGGCCGTGCTGAGGTTGACCGGGCTTGTCGGGCGGGACCGGGGCTGCCTGCTCAGCCTCGATGACCTGCATGACGCCGATCCGGAGACCCTGGCGGTACTCGAATACCTGGTCGACAACGTCGAGTTGCAGCCGATGATGCTGCTGGGCGCCCTCCGCGACGAGGGGCCGGCGATGTCGATGGTCCGCGCCGCCGCCCGACGCGGCGCCTGTCAGCTCATCGACCTGGACCGGCTGTCCCGCGCGGAGCTCGCCCAGTTGGCCGGCGCATGCCTGGACGTCGAGCCCGACCTGGTCCCGGCCTCGGCCGTTGACCTGCTGTGGGCGGGAAGCTCCGGGAACCCGCTGGTCGCCGAGGAACTCATCAGCACGATGGTCGACGAGGGCATCCTGGTCGGCGACGAGCACGGATGGCAGGTCAGCGGCTACCCCGAGGCATCAATGTCCGCGGGGCTCGCCTGCCCGCTCAGTCGCCGCGTCGCCCAGCTCGGGGCGCGCGCCCGCGAGCTGCTGTCGGTCGCCGCGGTTTTCGGGCAGCAGTTCCCGCTCAATGTCATTCAGCACGTCACCGGGCTGGCCGACCGGGACCTGCTGGGCCTTCTGCAGAACGACGTCGCGGGTCGGCTGGTCGCGCCGGATGAGCAAGCCGCCGACTGGTACGCCTTCCACCACCAGCTCAGCCGCGAGGCCGTGCTCGCCCAGCTTGACCGGGACGAACACGCACGGCTCGCGGGCGCACTGGCCACCGCGGTCGAAGCCATCCATCCAGGACTTCCGCGAGAGTGGTGCGAGGCCGCCGCACGGTTGCGGGTGGACGCCGGGGACCGGGCCACCGCCGGGACGCTTTTCACCGAGGCGGGGCGGCGTGCGCTGGCACTGGGCGCGGCCAACTCGGCCGTCGCGGTGCTGGACAGGGCATTGGAGTACCTGCCGCACGACGACGTGGCAGCCCGCGCCGGCACGTTGGAGCTGCTGCTGCAAGCGCTGGCCGAAGCGGGACTGGTCGAGCGGGCACTCGCGTCGGTCAGCGAGTTGGACCAGGCCGGCGGGCTCGGCCCGCGCCGGCGGGCGGCGCTACATACCCGGCTGGCCTGGGCGGCGACGATCGCCGGGCGCACCGTGGACGGGCTAGCCCAGGTGGAGACCGCGCGAGCGCTGCTGGGTTCGGAGGGCTCGGCCGAGGACCTGGCGCCGATCGACGTCGTGGCCGCGCACCTGTTGTTGGACGCCGCCGGCCCGGACCAACTCGCTGCCGCCGAGAGGCTCGCCCGGCAGGCCGCGGAGGTGGCAGAGTCCGCGCCGCTGCCAGTCGTAGCCTGCCAAGCCTGGCAGCTGGTCGGCGGACTCGCCCGCCACCGTGACCCGCAGGAGGCGACCTCCTTCCTGGAGCGAGCACGCACGCTGGCGGTTCGCCACGGCCTGCCCATCTGCGAAATCCACACGTTGATCCGCTTGGGCAACGACGACGCGTTGCGCGTCGGCGACCTCACCCGACTCGAGCGGGCCCGCGCGCAGGCGACCCAGATGGGCGCGGTGACCGCGCAGTATCAGGCGGAGGCGAGCATCGCGCTGCACACCGTCCTGCACGGCGACCTCGCCGCAGCCGCCTCGCTCACCGACCAGGTCCTTGCGGCGACAACCCGGCTGAAGCTGCTGGAGACAACCCAGTACGTGCTGCTGACCCGCGCGGTACTCGCGGGACACCGAGGCGACCGCCACCAGATGGAGGCGGAGCTGGCCGGCTTCGAGCAGTGGGGTGGGGACCTGACGTTACACGCGCCACGGGCGTACGGGCTGGCGGCGGCGTTCTGTGCGCTGCTGGAGGAGGATCTGCCGAGGGCACGGGCTGATCTCGCACGGGCGGTCGCTGCCGAGGAGCACGGGTCGAGCGTGTACTTCCTGTCCGGGCGGCATGGGTTGCACGTGTTGCTGCAGGCTCTCGCCGGCCAGGCGGAGTGGCCCGATCTCGAGGCGGTGGCGGTCAACCCGGCGAGCACGCTGCGCTGGGACAGGCAGTTCACGTTCTTCGCCCATGCGGTCCTCCACGGCCGCTCGGGTCACCACGACCGCGCCGCCAGGGCCATGACGGATGCGCTGGCGGCTGGGGAACCGTACGACATGAGCCGGCACCTGGGTCTGCGCCTGGTCAGCGAGGCAGCGCTGACCGATGGCTGGGGCGAACCGGTGTCATGGCTCCGGATCGCTGAGGACCACTTTCACCGCACCGACGTGCCCGCGGTGGCCGGGGCGTGCCGCGCTCTGCTCCGCAGGGCCGGGGCAACGGTGCGCCAGCGCCGGGATGGCGCCCAGGGCATACCGAACGAGCTCCGATCCGCTGGCGTGACGGTGCGAGAGTACGAGGTGCTGGGTCTGGTGGTGAAGCGCCTGGGAAACCGTGAGATCGCCAATCGGCTGCACCTGTCCCCCAGGACAGTGGAGCGTCACGTCCACAGCTTGATGACCAAGACCGGCCTACCCAACCGGATAGCGCTGGCTGAGTTCGGCGCCGAGTTCGTCGACAGCCCCCACGTGGCGACGTCAGGGAACTGA
- the pstB gene encoding phosphate ABC transporter ATP-binding protein PstB, translating to MTDHRLPRPTPSDPEVSTVNPTDTTSRPGVSIAGVGAQPTTASQSEAADPVMELSAVSVYYGAYEAVRDTTMPIQEKQITAMIGPSGCGKSTILRSLNRMNDLIPGARVAGSVSYHGQDLYARDVDPIEVRRRIGMVFQKPNPFPKSIYDNVAYGPRVTGMKVSNMDDLVEKALRDAALWDEVKDKLKTSGLALSGGQQQRLCIARTIAVRPEIILMDEPCSALDPIATAKIEDLMSELSNDYTIVIVTHNMQQAARVSHYTAFFTAEVDEQQERHGRLVEFSQTGKLFTNPADKRTEDYITGRFG from the coding sequence ATGACGGACCACCGGCTCCCCCGTCCCACCCCGTCCGATCCAGAGGTGAGCACCGTGAACCCCACCGACACCACCAGCCGCCCCGGCGTCAGCATCGCCGGCGTTGGCGCCCAGCCGACCACAGCTTCGCAGTCCGAGGCGGCCGACCCCGTGATGGAGTTGTCCGCCGTCAGCGTGTACTACGGGGCCTACGAGGCCGTACGCGACACGACGATGCCGATCCAGGAGAAGCAGATCACGGCGATGATCGGCCCCTCCGGGTGCGGTAAGTCGACCATCCTGCGATCGTTGAACCGGATGAACGACCTCATTCCCGGAGCCCGGGTGGCCGGCTCGGTCAGCTACCACGGCCAGGACCTGTACGCCAGGGACGTCGACCCGATCGAGGTTCGGCGCCGTATCGGCATGGTGTTCCAGAAGCCGAACCCGTTCCCCAAGTCGATCTACGACAACGTGGCCTACGGACCCCGGGTGACCGGTATGAAGGTCTCCAACATGGACGACCTGGTGGAGAAGGCGCTGCGTGACGCCGCACTCTGGGATGAGGTCAAGGACAAGCTCAAGACCAGTGGTCTCGCCCTCTCCGGCGGTCAGCAGCAGCGGCTGTGCATCGCCCGGACGATCGCCGTCCGCCCCGAGATCATCCTCATGGACGAGCCCTGCTCGGCCCTCGATCCGATCGCCACGGCGAAGATCGAGGACCTGATGTCCGAGCTGTCGAATGACTACACGATCGTCATCGTCACCCACAACATGCAGCAGGCGGCCCGAGTCAGCCACTACACGGCCTTCTTCACCGCCGAGGTGGACGAGCAGCAGGAGCGGCACGGCCGGCTGGTCGAGTTCAGCCAGACGGGCAAGTTGTTCACAAACCCAGCCGACAAGCGCACGGAAGACTACATCACCGGCCGCTTCGGCTGA
- a CDS encoding sulfurtransferase: MSRDTALVSADWAEKNLDTPGVVFVEVDEDTSAYDTGHLPGAIKLDWKTDLQDQVRRDFVNKDQFAALLSERGIANGDTVILYGGNNNWFAAYAYWYFALYGHREVRLLDGGRKKWELDARPLTKEVVSRPATRYVAQEPDNTIRAFRDEVVAAIGTKNLVDVRSPDEYAGRLLAPAHLPQEQAQRAGHVPTAISVPWSKAANEDGTFKPDQELRKIYADAGLDDGRETIAYCRIGERSSHTWFVLQELLGHQNVKNYDGSWTEYGSLVGVPVALGDEPGEE; this comes from the coding sequence ATGAGTCGCGACACCGCACTCGTCTCGGCCGACTGGGCCGAGAAGAACCTCGACACCCCGGGTGTCGTCTTCGTCGAGGTCGACGAGGACACCTCGGCCTACGACACCGGCCACCTGCCCGGCGCGATCAAGCTCGACTGGAAGACCGACCTGCAGGATCAGGTACGCCGGGACTTCGTCAACAAGGACCAGTTCGCGGCGCTGCTCTCCGAGCGGGGCATCGCCAACGGCGACACCGTCATCCTCTACGGCGGCAACAACAACTGGTTCGCCGCGTACGCGTACTGGTACTTCGCGCTCTACGGCCACCGCGAGGTCAGGCTGCTCGACGGCGGTCGCAAGAAGTGGGAGCTGGACGCCCGTCCGCTGACCAAGGAGGTGGTGTCCCGCCCGGCGACCCGATACGTGGCGCAGGAGCCGGACAACACCATCCGGGCGTTCCGCGACGAGGTGGTGGCTGCCATCGGGACGAAGAACCTGGTCGACGTGCGCAGCCCCGACGAGTACGCGGGGCGCCTGCTCGCCCCCGCCCACCTTCCGCAGGAGCAGGCGCAGCGCGCGGGCCACGTGCCCACCGCGATCAGCGTGCCGTGGTCCAAGGCGGCCAACGAGGACGGCACGTTCAAGCCCGACCAGGAACTGCGCAAGATCTACGCCGACGCCGGGCTGGACGACGGCAGGGAAACCATCGCCTACTGCCGGATCGGCGAGCGTTCCTCGCACACCTGGTTCGTGCTTCAGGAACTGCTCGGCCACCAGAACGTGAAGAACTACGACGGCTCCTGGACCGAGTACGGCTCGCTGGTCGGCGTGCCGGTGGCGCTCGGCGACGAGCCCGGGGAGGAATGA
- the mshD gene encoding mycothiol synthase — translation MNSTEPDSARVTRTDRLDPPEIADVLTLARAAGDADGADPFDEHTLLRLRDPHAPAHHLTVRAADGILAGYAHLDSTDPAAGTGVELAVHPTYRRQGIGRALAREVRARVAGPLRAWAHGDHPSAAALAVDLGYRRARVLWQLRRPLSAPVPQPPLPEGVTLRAFRPGTDDDAWLALNARAFADHPEQGRWTAADLRARRDEPWFDAAGFLLAVDPAGHLLGFHWTKVHERPGSARIGEVYVLGVDPQAHGGGLGKALTAAGLAYLRDRRGLDRVMLYVDESNTAAVALYERLGFARWSAHVNYQRS, via the coding sequence ATGAACAGCACCGAACCCGACAGTGCCCGGGTGACCCGGACCGACCGGCTCGACCCACCGGAGATCGCCGACGTGCTGACGCTGGCCCGAGCCGCGGGGGACGCCGACGGCGCGGACCCGTTCGACGAGCACACCCTGCTCCGGCTCCGCGACCCACACGCCCCGGCCCACCACCTCACTGTCCGTGCCGCCGACGGCATCTTGGCCGGGTACGCGCATCTGGACAGCACCGATCCCGCCGCCGGCACCGGGGTGGAGCTGGCAGTCCATCCGACGTACCGCCGGCAGGGAATCGGGCGGGCCCTGGCCCGGGAGGTACGCGCGAGGGTCGCCGGGCCCCTACGTGCCTGGGCACACGGCGACCACCCGTCCGCCGCCGCGCTCGCCGTCGACCTGGGCTACCGCCGAGCCCGGGTGCTCTGGCAGCTCCGCCGGCCGTTGAGCGCCCCGGTCCCCCAACCGCCCCTGCCCGAGGGAGTGACGCTGCGCGCCTTCCGGCCCGGAACCGACGACGATGCCTGGCTGGCGCTCAACGCCAGGGCGTTCGCCGACCACCCGGAGCAGGGTCGCTGGACCGCCGCCGACCTGCGGGCACGCCGCGACGAACCGTGGTTCGACGCGGCCGGTTTCCTGCTCGCCGTCGACCCGGCAGGACACCTGCTCGGCTTCCACTGGACCAAGGTCCACGAGCGGCCCGGCTCCGCCCGGATCGGCGAGGTGTACGTGCTGGGTGTCGACCCACAGGCGCACGGTGGCGGGCTCGGCAAGGCTCTCACCGCGGCTGGCCTGGCATACCTGCGGGACCGGCGGGGCCTGGACCGGGTGATGCTCTATGTGGACGAGTCGAACACCGCCGCGGTGGCACTCTACGAACGGCTCGGCTTCGCCCGGTGGTCAGCGCACGTCAACTACCAGCGGAGCTGA
- a CDS encoding winged helix-turn-helix domain-containing protein gives MPAVPDYLRISNQIMLDVESGKLKPGEKLPSIAQLCELHQVGASTIRQVFIRLEALEVVDRHQGKGVFVTDPKTWLRKP, from the coding sequence ATGCCTGCTGTACCGGACTACCTGAGAATCTCCAACCAGATCATGTTGGACGTCGAGAGCGGCAAGCTAAAGCCGGGTGAGAAGCTGCCATCGATCGCCCAGCTGTGCGAGCTGCATCAGGTTGGCGCGTCCACGATCCGCCAGGTATTCATTCGGCTGGAGGCGCTGGAGGTAGTCGACCGACACCAGGGCAAAGGAGTCTTCGTCACCGATCCGAAGACGTGGCTCCGTAAACCGTAA
- a CDS encoding polysaccharide deacetylase family protein — MCGGTAVQTKGGHASRSLALKALVVTAILGSAFAFGRSLAPDRASVTTAATPLHTAEALAPRAPTTGDDPTTAGSPESPVVDGSHSYDVRRVTGTSTVALTFDDGPDPRYTPQILRTLREFGVTATFCVVGRKAHAHPELIRAIVADGHTLCNHSWDHDIALGSRTPDQIRADLLRTGDAIHAAVPGVPIAYYRQPGGAWTYPIVSTARELGLIPLHWTVDPWDWQAPGADAIAASVLDHVGPGAIVLLHDSGGPRQGTVDALYQILPELTAWYDVAALPPGTT; from the coding sequence ATGTGCGGGGGTACTGCGGTGCAGACGAAAGGCGGCCATGCCAGCCGATCCCTCGCCCTCAAAGCGCTGGTCGTGACCGCGATACTCGGCTCGGCGTTCGCGTTCGGCCGCAGCCTCGCACCGGACCGCGCCTCCGTCACCACCGCCGCCACGCCACTGCACACTGCCGAGGCGCTCGCACCCCGAGCACCGACCACCGGCGACGACCCCACCACGGCTGGCAGCCCGGAGTCACCTGTGGTCGACGGCAGCCACTCCTACGACGTGCGTCGCGTCACCGGCACCTCGACGGTGGCCCTCACCTTCGACGACGGACCGGACCCCCGGTACACCCCGCAGATCCTCAGGACTCTGCGCGAGTTCGGCGTCACCGCCACGTTCTGCGTGGTGGGCAGGAAAGCACACGCCCACCCGGAGCTGATCCGAGCGATCGTGGCCGACGGCCACACCCTGTGCAACCACAGCTGGGACCATGACATCGCCCTCGGCTCCCGAACACCGGACCAGATCCGCGCGGACCTGCTCCGAACCGGTGACGCGATCCACGCCGCCGTACCCGGTGTCCCCATCGCCTACTATCGCCAGCCCGGCGGCGCCTGGACGTACCCGATCGTGTCGACGGCACGGGAGCTTGGCCTGATCCCGCTGCACTGGACGGTCGACCCGTGGGACTGGCAGGCACCCGGCGCCGACGCCATCGCGGCGAGCGTACTCGACCACGTGGGCCCCGGCGCGATCGTGCTGCTGCACGATTCGGGTGGCCCACGACAGGGCACCGTGGACGCCCTCTACCAGATCCTGCCAGAGCTCACCGCCTGGTACGACGTGGCGGCACTGCCACCTGGCACGACCTGA
- a CDS encoding DUF1416 domain-containing protein: protein MIVMTASPAAGCAAPDQAAPLPASLDLEKETVITGVVRSAGGEPVPGAYVRLLDATDEFTAEVITSPAGQFRFFAAPGTWTLRALSRHGNGDIAITASRGINEAAVTVAVE from the coding sequence ATGATCGTCATGACTGCTTCTCCCGCGGCCGGTTGCGCCGCCCCGGACCAAGCCGCCCCGCTGCCCGCCAGCCTCGACTTGGAGAAGGAAACCGTCATCACCGGCGTCGTTCGCTCGGCCGGGGGTGAGCCGGTGCCCGGGGCGTACGTCCGCCTGCTCGACGCCACCGATGAGTTCACCGCCGAGGTCATCACCTCGCCAGCCGGGCAGTTCCGCTTCTTCGCGGCTCCGGGCACGTGGACCCTGCGCGCGTTGTCCCGGCACGGCAACGGCGACATCGCCATCACCGCCAGCCGAGGCATCAACGAGGCAGCTGTCACGGTCGCCGTCGAGTGA
- a CDS encoding winged helix-turn-helix transcriptional regulator, translating to MIVEILLLVTARAGEPSAVLPALDLLPHSIRTAPRDVRTLVAGPSPDAVLIDARSELSEARATCRMLHATGLNAPLLAVVTEAGLIALNADWGVDDVVLASAGPAEVEARLRLVVGRRNDTVARADSSVRAGELTIDPETYAAKLKGRPLDLTYKEFELLKFLAQHPGRVFTRDQLLREVWGYDYFGGTRTVDVHVRRLRAKLGSEYESMIGTVRQVGYKFVVPPSRALPEKEPAPASV from the coding sequence GTGATCGTGGAGATCCTGCTTCTGGTGACGGCACGCGCAGGTGAACCGTCCGCTGTGCTGCCAGCGCTGGACCTACTGCCCCACTCGATTCGCACCGCACCGCGCGACGTACGCACCCTGGTCGCCGGCCCCAGTCCGGACGCGGTCCTGATCGACGCCCGCTCCGAGCTCAGCGAGGCCCGGGCCACCTGCCGCATGCTGCACGCCACCGGTCTCAACGCGCCTCTACTCGCGGTCGTCACCGAGGCCGGCCTGATCGCGCTCAACGCTGACTGGGGGGTGGATGACGTCGTCCTCGCCTCAGCGGGCCCGGCCGAAGTCGAAGCCAGACTGCGGTTGGTGGTCGGACGGCGCAACGACACGGTCGCGAGGGCCGACAGCTCGGTTCGTGCCGGCGAACTGACCATCGACCCGGAAACCTACGCCGCGAAGCTGAAGGGCCGCCCGCTCGACCTCACGTACAAGGAGTTCGAGCTGCTCAAATTCCTGGCGCAGCACCCGGGACGGGTCTTCACTCGAGACCAGCTGCTGCGCGAGGTGTGGGGCTACGACTACTTCGGTGGAACCCGCACCGTGGACGTGCACGTCCGACGGTTGCGCGCCAAGCTCGGCTCCGAGTATGAGTCGATGATCGGCACGGTCCGCCAGGTCGGCTACAAGTTCGTCGTCCCGCCGTCCCGGGCGTTGCCGGAAAAGGAGCCCGCACCGGCTTCCGTCTGA
- a CDS encoding DivIVA domain-containing protein → MVDMRNPFRRFRRWKNRPAPRHPTVRGSALISGNVGHHAVDTSDADGHRQAVGNAGGHYRSAARGPLSPGQVRGRQFTPARRGVDATEVELFLSRVADDLAALHAELGRTRDENVRIKRALRDWQSRFTPGVRV, encoded by the coding sequence GTGGTCGACATGCGTAACCCGTTCCGGCGTTTCCGCCGGTGGAAGAACCGTCCCGCCCCACGCCACCCCACGGTTCGCGGCAGCGCGCTGATCAGTGGAAACGTGGGTCATCACGCCGTCGACACCAGCGACGCGGACGGCCACCGGCAGGCTGTCGGAAACGCGGGCGGGCACTACCGGTCGGCGGCTCGCGGGCCGCTGAGCCCGGGGCAGGTGCGGGGGCGGCAGTTCACGCCGGCGCGGCGCGGCGTCGACGCGACCGAGGTGGAGCTGTTCCTCAGCCGGGTCGCGGACGACCTCGCCGCGCTGCACGCCGAGCTGGGACGCACCCGCGACGAGAACGTCCGGATCAAGCGGGCGCTGCGCGACTGGCAGTCCCGGTTCACCCCAGGCGTGCGGGTATGA